One genomic segment of Pseudomonas sp. p1(2021b) includes these proteins:
- the prmB gene encoding 50S ribosomal protein L3 N(5)-glutamine methyltransferase → MITSRLRTLRDHIRWAVSRFHEHELFFGHGADNAWDEARLLVLGAVHLPWEVADSYLDCQLEDDERVRLQHLLKRRIEDRVPTAYLLGEAWFCGMSFLVDERVLVPRSPIGELLEKRLEPWLAAEPARILDLCTGSGCIGIVAADVFPEAEVVLADLSFEALEVANQNIERHGLEERVYTVQGDGFAGLPGQRFDLILSNPPYVDAEDFADMPAEYHHEPELGLACGNDGLDLVRRMLAEAADHLTEKGLLIVEVGNSQVHVEALYPEVDFAWLEFERGGHGVFMLTAEQCRQHQELFRARV, encoded by the coding sequence GTGATCACATCCCGTCTGCGCACCCTGCGCGACCATATCCGCTGGGCGGTCAGCCGCTTCCATGAGCACGAGTTGTTCTTCGGCCACGGTGCCGACAACGCCTGGGACGAAGCCCGCCTGCTGGTGCTGGGTGCCGTGCACCTGCCGTGGGAAGTGGCCGACAGCTACCTGGATTGCCAGTTGGAAGATGACGAGCGGGTGCGCTTGCAGCACCTGCTCAAGCGCCGTATCGAAGACCGCGTGCCAACGGCCTACCTGCTGGGCGAGGCGTGGTTCTGCGGTATGTCGTTCCTGGTCGACGAGCGTGTGCTGGTGCCTCGTTCGCCCATCGGCGAACTGCTCGAGAAACGCCTGGAGCCCTGGCTGGCGGCCGAGCCGGCGCGCATCCTCGACCTGTGCACTGGCTCCGGGTGCATCGGCATCGTCGCCGCCGACGTGTTCCCCGAGGCTGAAGTGGTGTTGGCCGACCTGTCCTTCGAGGCGTTGGAAGTGGCCAACCAGAACATCGAGCGCCATGGCCTGGAGGAGCGGGTCTACACCGTGCAGGGCGATGGCTTCGCTGGGCTGCCGGGGCAGCGCTTCGACCTGATCCTGTCCAACCCGCCGTATGTCGATGCCGAAGACTTCGCCGACATGCCGGCCGAGTACCACCACGAACCCGAGTTGGGCCTGGCCTGCGGCAACGACGGCCTGGACCTGGTGCGGCGCATGCTCGCCGAGGCGGCCGACCACCTGACCGAGAAGGGGTTGTTGATCGTCGAGGTGGGCAACAGCCAGGTGCATGTGGAGGCGCTGTACCCCGAGGTGGACTTCGCCTGGCTGGAGTTCGAGCGTGGCGGGCATGGCGTGTTCATGCTGACGGCCGAGCAGTGCCGGCAGCATCAGGAGCTGTTCCGCGCCAGAGTCTGA
- a CDS encoding alpha/beta hydrolase gives MMLRFAALLLLLCASLAQAAAPTVLQRPIDLDTGQGVLHGSLLLPQEPTPPPVVLIIAGSGPTDRNGNNPASGRLDNLKRLALLLAGEHIASVRFDKRGVAASQPATPDERDLSVERYVADVVAWGRMLKADPRFGPLILLGHSEGALIASLAAEQAGASAVITVAGSGRPVADVLREQLAQRLPPAQLARGNAVIDRLQAGQTTLDVPAPLREVFRPSVQPYLISLLRQDPAAAFARLPMPALILQGRNDVQVEVADAERLKAAKPDAQLVVIEGMNHMLRISPRNMSQQRDSYRNPELPLARELGERIVAFVRQVTRE, from the coding sequence ATGATGTTGCGCTTCGCCGCCCTCCTCTTGCTGCTGTGCGCCAGCCTCGCCCAGGCCGCCGCCCCTACCGTCCTGCAACGCCCCATCGACCTGGACACCGGCCAGGGCGTGCTGCATGGCAGCCTGTTGCTGCCCCAGGAGCCCACGCCGCCACCGGTGGTGCTGATCATCGCCGGCTCCGGCCCCACCGACCGCAATGGCAACAACCCCGCCAGCGGCCGTCTGGACAACCTCAAGCGCCTGGCCCTGCTGCTGGCCGGCGAGCACATCGCCAGCGTGCGCTTCGACAAGCGCGGCGTGGCCGCCAGCCAACCGGCCACCCCCGATGAGCGCGACCTCAGCGTCGAACGCTACGTGGCCGATGTCGTGGCCTGGGGCCGAATGCTCAAGGCTGACCCGCGCTTCGGCCCGTTGATCCTGCTCGGCCACAGCGAAGGTGCGCTGATCGCCAGCCTGGCTGCTGAACAGGCCGGCGCCAGCGCGGTGATCACCGTGGCCGGCAGCGGCAGGCCAGTGGCGGACGTGCTGCGCGAACAACTGGCCCAGCGCCTGCCGCCTGCGCAACTGGCGCGGGGCAATGCGGTGATCGACCGCCTGCAGGCCGGGCAGACCACCCTCGACGTGCCCGCCCCGCTGCGCGAGGTGTTCCGCCCGAGCGTGCAGCCGTACCTGATCTCGCTGCTGCGCCAGGACCCGGCGGCGGCCTTCGCCCGCCTGCCGATGCCAGCACTGATCCTCCAGGGCCGCAACGACGTGCAGGTGGAGGTGGCCGACGCCGAGCGCCTCAAGGCGGCCAAGCCCGATGCGCAGTTGGTGGTGATCGAGGGCATGAACCACATGCTGCGCATCAGCCCTCGGAACATGAGCCAGCAGCGTGACAGCTACCGCAACCCCGAACTGCCGCTGGCGCGGGAGCTGGGGGAACGGATCGTCGCGTTCGTTCGCCAGGTGACGCGGGAATAG